A genomic stretch from Chitinophagaceae bacterium includes:
- a CDS encoding chloride channel protein, translating to MQFVMVIATFTGLASGLVAVLLKTVVHFVQHLIYGIPISFFGYLLFPAIGLVLTVFIIRHFFGGQIEKGIAMVLRAIARKSSFIPLSHTYLHVVTSSVTVGLGGSVGLEAPIVATGSAVGSNLSRISDLNYQERTLLIACGAAAGISAVFNAPIAGVIFAIEVLLAETVVSYFIPLMISSVVGALCSKIILKEESLFNFVLKQSFDYKNVPFYILLGILAGFISLYYARTYKRTEQRIHGWKMNGYLKAAIGGLLLLLIYFVFPPLFGEGYNSVKAVANGTLTSFTDNTTLFSILNDNWGIIAFTGLIVLFKPIAAGITIGAGGNGGNFAPSLFTGAYLGFFFSKLMNTTPWIKIPEGNFSLVGMSGVLSGVMYAPLTAIFLIAEITNGYELFIPLMIVSSISFFIVKSYEPFSMEIKKLAKEGQIFTHKKEKNILTTIQLADMLQDTYDSISVDKKLKDLVEIIKQSEKNIFAVVDGKERFIGIIELNDIKQRIFQPDQFERTSIRSLMKKPSAILQLDNDMHTVMEKFDITQSWYLPVLTKEKKFIGFISKTKLFNKYREILASQGDLYEQA from the coding sequence ATGCAGTTTGTTATGGTCATTGCCACTTTCACCGGTTTAGCATCAGGTTTGGTTGCTGTGTTACTGAAAACAGTTGTACATTTTGTACAGCATTTGATTTACGGTATTCCCATTTCCTTTTTTGGTTACCTTCTATTCCCTGCCATAGGTTTAGTACTTACTGTTTTCATCATCCGTCATTTTTTTGGCGGACAGATTGAAAAAGGAATTGCCATGGTTCTTCGTGCAATTGCAAGAAAGTCATCCTTCATTCCTTTGAGTCATACTTATCTGCATGTTGTTACAAGTTCGGTTACGGTTGGTCTTGGAGGCTCAGTCGGTTTGGAAGCGCCTATTGTAGCAACAGGTTCGGCAGTTGGCTCCAACCTGTCACGTATCAGCGATCTAAATTACCAGGAACGAACCCTGTTAATTGCCTGTGGTGCTGCTGCAGGTATTTCAGCTGTATTTAATGCCCCTATCGCCGGAGTAATATTTGCTATAGAAGTATTGCTGGCTGAAACGGTAGTAAGCTATTTTATACCGTTGATGATTTCATCTGTTGTTGGTGCATTGTGTTCCAAAATTATTCTGAAAGAAGAATCCCTGTTCAACTTTGTATTAAAGCAATCATTCGATTATAAGAATGTTCCTTTCTATATACTGCTGGGTATTCTTGCTGGATTTATTTCACTTTATTATGCAAGAACATATAAACGAACTGAACAACGAATTCATGGATGGAAAATGAATGGATATTTAAAAGCAGCTATTGGAGGCTTACTACTGTTGCTGATTTATTTTGTATTTCCGCCGTTATTCGGCGAAGGTTATAACAGTGTAAAAGCAGTTGCCAATGGCACACTTACTTCCTTTACTGATAATACAACTTTGTTTTCCATACTTAATGATAACTGGGGTATCATTGCATTTACCGGATTGATTGTTTTATTTAAACCAATTGCAGCAGGTATTACAATTGGTGCCGGAGGCAATGGTGGCAACTTTGCTCCTTCCCTTTTTACAGGCGCTTATCTAGGATTCTTTTTTTCGAAACTAATGAACACAACTCCATGGATTAAAATACCGGAGGGCAATTTCAGTCTCGTAGGAATGTCCGGAGTGTTAAGCGGTGTAATGTATGCGCCTTTAACTGCTATTTTTCTTATTGCAGAAATCACAAATGGCTATGAACTGTTTATACCCCTGATGATCGTTTCATCCATTTCCTTCTTTATTGTGAAATCGTATGAACCATTTTCAATGGAGATAAAAAAATTAGCCAAAGAAGGGCAAATCTTCACACATAAAAAAGAAAAAAATATACTTACGACAATTCAGCTTGCCGATATGCTGCAGGACACTTATGACAGTATCAGCGTAGATAAAAAACTGAAAGACCTGGTTGAGATTATTAAGCAAAGTGAAAAGAACATATTTGCAGTAGTGGATGGAAAGGAACGGTTTATCGGCATCATTGAACTAAACGATATCAAACAACGGATCTTTCAACCTGATCAATTTGAAAGAACAAGCATCCGGTCACTCATGAAAAAACCTTCGGCCATTTTACAGCTCGATAATGACATGCATACAGTGATGGAAAAATTTGATATAACACAAAGCTGGTACTTACCTGTGCTCACAAAAGAGAAAAAATTTATTGGCTTTATCTCAAAAACAAAACTGTTTAACAAATACAGGGAAATACTTGCTTCACAGGGTGACTTGTATGAACAGGCATAA
- a CDS encoding protein-L-isoaspartate(D-aspartate) O-methyltransferase encodes MRRFEDSYRPKGLRKKLVDLLRSKGITDERVLEAINTLPRHYFLDTAFDEIAYEDRAFPIDEGQTISQPYTVAYQTQLLDIKPYDKVLEIGTGSAYQACVLAEMNAQVYSIERQKKLYDFNKVAFPFLKKYHNIKFFFGDGFEGLPTYAPFDKVIITAAAPFVPPKLIEQMKVGGKMVIPVDEGDAQRMKRLTKLADGSYSEEEFDAFSFVPMLGGKQNGK; translated from the coding sequence ATGAGACGATTTGAAGATAGTTACCGCCCCAAAGGACTGCGTAAAAAGTTAGTTGATTTACTGCGCAGCAAAGGCATTACTGATGAACGGGTGCTGGAAGCCATCAATACACTTCCCCGTCATTATTTTTTAGATACTGCTTTTGATGAAATTGCATACGAAGACCGTGCTTTTCCCATTGATGAGGGGCAAACCATTTCTCAACCCTACACGGTTGCATATCAAACACAGCTTCTGGACATTAAGCCATACGATAAAGTACTGGAGATTGGTACCGGCAGTGCTTACCAGGCCTGTGTGCTTGCAGAAATGAATGCACAGGTGTACAGCATTGAACGACAGAAAAAATTATACGACTTTAATAAAGTTGCGTTTCCTTTTTTAAAAAAATATCACAACATCAAATTCTTTTTTGGTGATGGATTTGAAGGATTGCCAACCTATGCGCCATTCGATAAAGTGATTATTACTGCAGCTGCTCCTTTTGTTCCGCCGAAATTGATTGAACAGATGAAAGTGGGCGGAAAGATGGTGATCCCGGTTGATGAAGGTGATGCACAACGTATGAAACGTTTAACCAAACTGGCCGATGGTTCTTACAGCGAGGAAGAGTTTGATGCATTCTCGTTTGTGCCAATGCTGGGCGGAAAGCAGAATGGGAAGTAA
- a CDS encoding phospho-sugar mutase yields MQATIQANVQKWLDGNFEPSIKEEIKKLQQDHPDELADSFYRNLEFGTGGLRGIMGIGTNRMNKYTVGMATQGYANYLNNSFGKGNVKCVVGHDCRNNSRLFAEIVANVMGANGIKVYLFEELRPTPELSFAIRHLGCQGGVVCTASHNPKEYNGYKAYWNDGGQLVPPDDKNVIIEVDKILSVDDVKWSGGESNITLIGKEMDDAYLTMVEGLSVYPEVCKAQHDLKIVYTSIHGTGITLVPEILKRFGFTNVTIVDEQKIPDGNFPTVVYPNPEEAEAMSIGLKKAKELDADILLGTDPDSDRVGIGIKDLNGNWVLMNGNQTAVLAFNYMIEARKAKGINQPNDMVVKTIVTTEMIDTIAKVIGINCYNVLTGFKWIAELIKEKEGKENYIVGGEESYGLMIGSKIRDKDAISAVALLCEMAAYEKNKGRSLYQKMIDLYVQYGFYKENLISITKKGMNGQAEIAAMMEGYRTNTPTSINGSAVVQLLDYQLQKGKNVQTGEEWTINLPKSNVLQFILADGSKISARPSGTEPKIKFYFSVHDKLDKAENFDAVHQQLNDRIDGIIKDMKLK; encoded by the coding sequence ATGCAGGCAACGATTCAGGCCAATGTACAGAAATGGCTCGACGGAAATTTTGAACCATCTATTAAAGAAGAAATTAAGAAACTACAGCAGGATCATCCGGATGAACTGGCCGATTCATTTTACCGAAACCTCGAATTTGGTACGGGAGGGTTACGTGGAATTATGGGCATTGGTACCAACCGCATGAACAAATATACTGTTGGAATGGCCACACAGGGTTATGCCAATTATCTCAATAACAGTTTCGGAAAAGGAAATGTAAAATGCGTAGTGGGTCATGATTGCCGTAATAACAGCCGGCTCTTTGCTGAAATTGTTGCCAATGTAATGGGAGCAAACGGAATTAAAGTGTACTTGTTTGAAGAATTGCGTCCAACACCTGAACTGAGTTTTGCTATCCGTCATCTCGGATGCCAGGGTGGTGTGGTTTGCACCGCTTCACATAATCCAAAAGAGTACAATGGATACAAAGCTTACTGGAATGATGGAGGGCAACTGGTTCCGCCCGATGATAAGAATGTAATTATTGAAGTGGATAAAATTCTTTCTGTTGATGATGTAAAATGGAGCGGTGGTGAAAGTAATATTACACTGATCGGTAAGGAAATGGATGATGCTTACCTCACAATGGTTGAAGGATTAAGTGTTTATCCTGAAGTATGTAAAGCACAGCATGATTTAAAAATTGTTTATACTTCTATTCATGGTACAGGTATTACATTAGTTCCTGAAATTCTGAAGCGTTTTGGTTTTACCAATGTAACCATTGTTGATGAACAGAAAATTCCTGATGGAAACTTCCCTACTGTTGTTTATCCTAATCCTGAAGAAGCAGAAGCAATGAGTATTGGTTTGAAGAAAGCTAAAGAACTGGATGCAGATATTTTGCTGGGTACAGATCCTGACAGCGATCGTGTAGGCATTGGTATAAAAGATTTGAATGGAAACTGGGTGCTCATGAATGGTAACCAGACTGCTGTACTTGCTTTTAACTATATGATTGAAGCAAGAAAAGCAAAAGGCATTAATCAGCCCAATGATATGGTGGTGAAAACAATTGTAACCACAGAAATGATTGATACCATTGCAAAAGTGATTGGTATTAACTGCTACAATGTACTTACCGGTTTTAAATGGATTGCTGAACTCATTAAAGAAAAAGAAGGCAAAGAAAATTATATTGTTGGCGGTGAAGAAAGTTATGGGTTAATGATCGGCAGCAAGATCCGTGATAAAGATGCCATCAGTGCAGTTGCCCTGTTATGCGAAATGGCAGCATATGAAAAGAACAAGGGAAGAAGTCTGTACCAGAAAATGATTGATCTGTATGTGCAGTATGGTTTTTATAAGGAGAATCTTATTTCCATTACTAAAAAAGGAATGAATGGCCAGGCAGAAATTGCAGCCATGATGGAAGGTTACCGTACCAATACGCCAACTTCTATTAATGGTTCAGCAGTGGTTCAGTTGCTCGATTATCAATTGCAGAAAGGAAAGAATGTACAGACAGGTGAGGAGTGGACCATCAACTTACCTAAATCAAATGTGCTGCAGTTTATATTAGCTGATGGAAGTAAAATTTCAGCAAGGCCAAGCGGTACAGAGCCAAAGATCAAATTCTATTTCAGTGTGCATGATAAACTGGATAAAGCAGAAAACTTTGATGCAGTGCATCAGCAGTTGAATGACCGGATTGATGGAATTATAAAGGATATGAAGTTGAAATGA
- a CDS encoding DUF2279 domain-containing protein gives MKVRHYIKQVVLLVFVFAIVSQQAEAQQYFLPPSDQYRPDRLRKVVWSESVVFVLTSVGLYYLWYKKFPKSRFHFLNDNREWLMVDKIGHATTAYNVSVMEHDLLRWSGVNPNKAIVGGALTSLAFLSIVEVMDGFSNGWGFSTGDMLANISGAAMFAAQQKGWGEQRIGLKFSASFSPYAQYNSSLLGKKWASRIMKDYNGQTYWLSLNLRSFMKTNSTFPVWANIAVGYGADGMIGANENPSSIKGKDIPAFKRSRQFYLAPDADLFRIKSSSAVNAPLYLLRFVKIPAPAIEFNTGGKVKFKAIQF, from the coding sequence ATGAAGGTTCGCCACTATATTAAACAGGTTGTTTTACTGGTCTTTGTTTTTGCCATTGTTTCACAGCAGGCAGAAGCCCAGCAGTATTTTCTACCCCCCTCTGATCAGTACCGGCCCGACCGCTTACGCAAAGTGGTGTGGAGTGAATCGGTTGTATTTGTACTTACATCTGTTGGCTTGTATTATTTATGGTATAAAAAATTCCCAAAGAGCCGTTTTCATTTCCTGAACGATAACAGGGAATGGCTCATGGTTGATAAAATTGGTCATGCCACTACTGCTTATAACGTTTCAGTAATGGAGCATGATCTGCTTCGCTGGAGCGGTGTAAATCCCAACAAAGCAATTGTTGGTGGTGCACTAACTTCTCTTGCTTTTTTAAGTATAGTTGAAGTAATGGATGGTTTTTCGAATGGCTGGGGATTTTCAACCGGTGATATGCTGGCCAATATTTCAGGTGCTGCCATGTTTGCTGCTCAGCAAAAAGGTTGGGGTGAACAGCGAATCGGGTTAAAATTTTCAGCCAGTTTTTCGCCCTATGCACAATACAACTCCAGTCTGCTTGGAAAGAAATGGGCTTCACGGATTATGAAAGATTATAACGGACAAACCTACTGGCTCTCATTAAATCTGCGTTCGTTTATGAAAACAAACAGTACTTTTCCTGTATGGGCAAATATTGCAGTTGGATATGGAGCTGACGGAATGATTGGTGCAAATGAAAATCCTTCCTCTATTAAAGGAAAAGATATCCCTGCTTTTAAACGAAGCAGGCAATTTTACCTGGCACCCGATGCAGATCTCTTCCGTATAAAATCATCGTCGGCTGTAAATGCACCCCTATATTTGTTACGATTTGTAAAAATACCTGCGCCTGCAATTGAGTTCAATACAGGCGGCAAAGTAAAATTCAAAGCCATTCAATTTTAA
- a CDS encoding HupE/UreJ family protein produces MGDFGFYLKEGVYHITDWKGYDHIMFVMALCLPYLLKDWRRVLILITAFTIGHSITLALSVFNKILVPSAWIEFLIPVTIFITALENLLGNNTDKKHTSWRYASALLFGLIHGMGFSNYLKSMLGKSENIFSQLLGFNLGLEAGQLLIVAVVLFISFVFVQLLKTERREWTVFMSGGIFGLSLIMAIERIPF; encoded by the coding sequence ATGGGGGATTTTGGCTTTTATTTAAAAGAAGGGGTTTATCATATAACCGACTGGAAAGGTTATGATCATATCATGTTTGTGATGGCTCTTTGTCTTCCTTATTTGCTGAAAGACTGGCGGCGGGTACTCATCCTCATCACAGCTTTTACTATCGGGCACAGTATTACACTTGCATTGAGTGTGTTTAATAAAATTCTTGTACCAAGTGCATGGATTGAATTCCTGATTCCTGTAACCATTTTTATTACCGCACTGGAAAATTTACTGGGCAACAATACCGATAAGAAGCATACCAGCTGGCGCTATGCATCTGCATTGCTGTTTGGTTTAATTCATGGTATGGGTTTCAGCAATTATTTAAAAAGTATGCTGGGCAAAAGTGAAAACATCTTCAGCCAGTTACTTGGATTTAATCTTGGTCTTGAAGCAGGACAGTTGTTGATTGTTGCCGTTGTACTTTTTATTTCATTTGTTTTTGTGCAGCTGTTAAAAACAGAGCGGAGAGAATGGACTGTGTTTATGAGCGGAGGTATTTTTGGTTTATCACTCATCATGGCAATTGAACGGATTCCTTTTTAA